One Leifsonia shinshuensis DNA window includes the following coding sequences:
- a CDS encoding LysR family transcriptional regulator ArgP, producing MDASTEQLRTLAAVIDHGTFDRAAAALHITPSAVSQRIKALEEQSGRVLVRRSKPIHATEAGAVLLRLARQVALLEAEAAAELEGGDGTAASPIPLVVNADSLATWVLPALATVPDAVFDITLDDQEHTIDRLRDGTAMAAIGSDPEPVQGCTVSALGTMRYRPLASPEFVARWCPDGWTAERAAVAPMLIYNRKDALQDRYLDALAPGAHPPRHFVPASTEFVAAAVLGLGWGMVPDLQADALVADGRLVVLDEASGVDVPLYWQQWSLHSAALDAVAAAIARAAAAALRPAQPSRGT from the coding sequence ATGGATGCCTCGACCGAACAGCTCCGGACGCTGGCCGCGGTGATCGACCACGGCACGTTCGATCGCGCCGCCGCGGCCCTGCACATCACGCCCTCCGCCGTGAGCCAGCGGATCAAGGCGTTGGAGGAGCAGAGCGGCCGGGTGCTCGTCCGGCGCAGCAAACCCATCCACGCCACGGAGGCCGGCGCGGTGCTGCTGCGCCTCGCCCGCCAGGTCGCGCTGCTGGAGGCCGAGGCGGCGGCCGAGCTGGAGGGCGGCGACGGGACGGCCGCGAGCCCGATCCCGCTCGTGGTCAACGCCGACTCCCTCGCGACGTGGGTGCTTCCCGCGCTCGCGACGGTCCCCGACGCGGTCTTCGACATCACTCTGGACGACCAGGAACACACGATCGACCGGCTGCGCGACGGCACCGCGATGGCGGCGATCGGCTCCGATCCGGAGCCTGTGCAGGGCTGCACGGTCTCGGCGCTGGGGACCATGCGCTACCGGCCGCTGGCGAGCCCCGAATTCGTCGCGCGCTGGTGCCCGGACGGCTGGACGGCCGAGCGGGCGGCGGTCGCCCCGATGCTGATCTACAACCGCAAGGACGCCCTCCAGGATCGCTACCTCGACGCCCTCGCGCCGGGCGCCCATCCGCCGCGGCACTTCGTCCCGGCGTCCACGGAGTTCGTGGCGGCGGCGGTGCTGGGGCTGGGGTGGGGGATGGTGCCGGACCTCCAGGCCGACGCCCTGGTGGCCGACGGCCGGCTCGTGGTGCTCGACGAGGCCAGCGGGGTGGACGTCCCGCTGTACTGGCAGCAGTGGTCGCTGCACTCGGCGGCGCTCGACGCGGTCGCCGCTGCGATCGCACGCGCCGCAGCCGCCGCGCTCCGCCCCGCCCAGCCGTCGAGGGGCACGTAA
- a CDS encoding GNAT family N-acetyltransferase: MAFVIPTLSEGRIGLRPIRLRDARALERSLLDNRSWLRQWEATSPYAPGAFDTRASIRSLLANARAGHGLPFVVEYDGRLAGQLNVSSVTYGSLSSATIGYWIAEEFAGRNITPTAVALATDYCFYQLGLHRMEICIRPENAPSLRVVEKLGFRYEGLRRRYIHINGDWRDHYCFGLVSEELQQGVLRRWMDGEAPQEAAAVTAEDRAAAAIPLPVARRH, encoded by the coding sequence GTGGCGTTCGTCATCCCCACGCTGAGCGAGGGACGCATCGGACTGCGACCGATCCGCCTTCGGGACGCGCGCGCCCTCGAGCGCTCCCTGCTCGACAACCGGTCGTGGCTGCGGCAGTGGGAGGCCACCAGCCCCTACGCGCCCGGCGCGTTCGACACGCGCGCGAGCATCCGCTCCCTCCTGGCGAACGCCCGCGCGGGGCACGGCCTCCCGTTCGTCGTGGAGTACGACGGCCGGCTGGCCGGCCAGCTCAACGTGTCCTCGGTGACCTACGGCTCGCTCTCCAGTGCCACGATCGGCTACTGGATCGCGGAGGAGTTCGCCGGCCGCAACATCACGCCGACGGCCGTGGCGCTGGCGACGGACTACTGCTTCTACCAGCTCGGCCTGCACCGCATGGAGATCTGCATCCGCCCGGAGAACGCCCCGAGCCTCCGCGTGGTCGAGAAGCTCGGCTTCCGCTACGAGGGGCTGCGCAGGCGCTACATCCACATCAACGGCGACTGGCGCGACCACTACTGCTTCGGCCTGGTGTCCGAGGAGCTGCAGCAGGGTGTGCTGCGGCGCTGGATGGACGGCGAGGCGCCCCAGGAGGCCGCCGCGGTGACGGCGGAGGACCGCGCGGCCGCGGCCATCCCGCTGCCGGTGGCCCGGCGGCACTGA
- a CDS encoding heavy metal translocating P-type ATPase — translation MSATDAERAQPRLELLIGGMTCASCAARVEKKLNKLDGVEASVNYATEKATVFAPAGYDTATLVAQVESAGYTAALPAPPASSSAERPADPELASLRRRLIVSATLGLPVVLLSMIPVFQFPGWQWLALALAAPVVVWGAWPFHRAAAVNLRHGAATMDTLVSLGVTAAFAWSLYALVFGGAGVLGDAGTPGISGADLYLEVAAGVTVFVLAGRYLEKRSKRRAGAALRALLESGAKEASVLRDAGGTREERIPVERLAVGDVFVVRPGERIATDGVVTDGSGAVDASMLTGESVPVEVGPGDSVTGGTVNAGGRLIVRATTVGADTKLAQIARLVEDAQSGKAAAQRLADRISGVFVPVVIGIALVTLAAWLLLGGPVEAAFTAAVAVLIIACPCALGLATPTALLVGTGRGAQLGILITGPEVLEATRRVDTVLLDKTGTVTTGRMTLVDVVVEGGDGAEALRRAGAVEDASEHPIGRAIADAARNAGPLPAVAAFRTDGGLGVSGTVDGERVVVGRASFVAAAGMPLGDGLQQAVAAAEASGTTAVVAGWGDRARAVLAVADAVAPRSAEAVRRLKRLGLTPVLLTGDNGTVARRVADEVGIDEVIAGVLPAGKAEVVRRLQAEGRRVAMVGDGVNDAAALAAADLGLAMGTGTDAAIQAADLTLVRGELTAAADAVRLSRRTLATIHGNLFWAFAYNLAALPLAAFGLLNPMIAGAAMAFSSVFVVTNSLRLRSFRPERGTAERRAS, via the coding sequence ATGTCCGCGACCGACGCCGAGCGCGCCCAGCCTCGCCTGGAACTGCTGATCGGCGGGATGACGTGCGCCTCGTGCGCCGCGCGGGTCGAGAAGAAGCTCAACAAGCTCGACGGCGTCGAGGCCAGCGTCAACTACGCGACCGAGAAGGCGACGGTGTTCGCGCCTGCGGGGTACGACACCGCGACGCTGGTCGCGCAGGTGGAGAGCGCGGGGTACACCGCCGCCCTTCCCGCGCCGCCGGCTTCGTCTTCCGCTGAACGCCCCGCAGACCCCGAGCTCGCCTCCCTTCGGCGGCGGCTGATCGTGAGCGCGACCCTCGGCCTCCCGGTCGTGCTGCTGTCGATGATCCCCGTGTTCCAATTCCCTGGGTGGCAGTGGCTGGCGCTCGCGCTCGCCGCGCCCGTCGTGGTGTGGGGCGCGTGGCCGTTCCACCGCGCCGCCGCCGTCAACCTGCGGCACGGGGCCGCGACCATGGACACGCTGGTCTCGCTCGGCGTCACCGCGGCATTCGCGTGGTCGCTCTACGCCCTGGTCTTCGGGGGCGCAGGGGTCCTCGGCGACGCAGGCACGCCCGGCATATCGGGCGCCGACCTGTACCTGGAGGTCGCCGCGGGCGTCACGGTATTCGTGCTCGCCGGACGCTACCTGGAGAAGCGCTCGAAGCGGCGGGCGGGCGCGGCGCTGCGGGCGCTGCTGGAGTCGGGCGCGAAGGAGGCCTCGGTGCTGCGCGACGCCGGCGGCACGCGCGAGGAGCGCATCCCCGTCGAACGGCTGGCCGTCGGCGACGTCTTCGTGGTGCGCCCCGGCGAGCGGATCGCCACCGACGGCGTCGTGACCGACGGCTCCGGCGCGGTCGACGCGTCGATGCTGACCGGCGAGTCGGTGCCGGTGGAGGTCGGCCCCGGCGACAGCGTCACCGGCGGCACCGTCAACGCGGGCGGACGCCTGATCGTGCGCGCGACGACGGTCGGCGCGGACACGAAGCTCGCGCAGATCGCCCGCCTGGTCGAGGACGCGCAGTCGGGCAAGGCCGCCGCGCAGCGCCTGGCCGACCGGATCAGCGGGGTCTTCGTCCCCGTCGTGATCGGGATCGCGCTCGTCACGCTCGCCGCGTGGCTGCTGCTGGGCGGGCCGGTGGAGGCGGCGTTCACGGCGGCGGTGGCGGTGCTCATCATCGCGTGCCCGTGCGCACTGGGGCTCGCCACGCCGACGGCGCTGCTGGTCGGCACCGGTCGCGGTGCGCAGCTCGGCATCCTGATCACCGGTCCGGAAGTGCTGGAGGCGACGCGCCGGGTCGACACGGTGCTGCTGGACAAGACCGGCACGGTGACGACCGGGCGGATGACACTGGTGGACGTCGTGGTGGAGGGCGGCGACGGCGCCGAGGCGCTGCGGCGAGCGGGGGCGGTCGAGGACGCCTCCGAGCACCCGATCGGCCGCGCGATCGCGGACGCCGCCCGGAACGCAGGGCCGCTCCCCGCGGTCGCGGCCTTCCGCACCGACGGCGGCCTCGGGGTCTCCGGCACGGTCGACGGCGAGCGCGTCGTCGTCGGGCGCGCGTCGTTCGTGGCAGCGGCCGGGATGCCGCTCGGCGACGGCCTCCAGCAGGCGGTCGCCGCCGCGGAGGCGTCGGGCACGACCGCGGTCGTGGCCGGCTGGGGCGACCGCGCCCGCGCCGTGCTCGCGGTGGCGGACGCCGTCGCGCCGCGGAGCGCGGAGGCGGTCCGCCGGCTGAAGCGGCTCGGCCTGACTCCGGTGCTGCTCACCGGCGACAACGGGACCGTCGCCCGCCGAGTTGCGGACGAAGTCGGGATCGACGAGGTGATCGCGGGTGTGCTCCCTGCCGGGAAGGCGGAGGTCGTCCGGCGGCTGCAGGCCGAGGGCCGCCGCGTCGCGATGGTCGGCGACGGCGTCAACGACGCGGCGGCGCTCGCGGCGGCGGACCTGGGACTGGCCATGGGGACCGGGACGGACGCCGCCATCCAGGCCGCCGACCTCACCCTGGTGCGCGGCGAGCTGACCGCCGCGGCCGACGCCGTGCGGCTGTCCCGGCGTACCCTGGCGACCATCCACGGAAACCTGTTCTGGGCGTTCGCGTACAACCTGGCGGCGCTGCCGCTGGCCGCGTTCGGCCTCCTGAACCCGATGATCGCGGGCGCCGCCATGGCGTTCTCGAGCGTCTTCGTCGTCACCAACAGCCTGCGGCTCCGCTCGTTCCGCCCGGAACGCGGGACCGCGGAGAGGAGGGCATCGTGA
- a CDS encoding LysE/ArgO family amino acid transporter yields MLSVYFTGLGSAAALIVAIGAQNAFVLRQGLRREHVLAVVAICVASDALLIAAGVAGIGTLVKAAPLALEIVRWAGFAFLVGYAIFAAVRAVRPSTLTAATSGGGTLAAAVATCLAITWLNPHVYLDTVLLLGSLSATHGDPGRWVFGAGAATASLLWFVVLGFGARVAAPVFARPISWRILDAGIAVLMLVLAIMLVV; encoded by the coding sequence GTGCTCTCCGTGTACTTCACCGGCCTCGGCTCGGCCGCCGCCCTCATCGTCGCCATCGGCGCCCAGAACGCGTTCGTCCTCCGGCAGGGGCTCCGCCGCGAGCACGTGCTCGCGGTCGTCGCGATCTGCGTCGCGAGCGACGCCCTCCTGATCGCGGCAGGCGTCGCCGGCATCGGCACGCTGGTGAAGGCGGCCCCGCTCGCCCTGGAGATCGTGCGCTGGGCGGGATTCGCGTTCCTGGTCGGCTATGCGATCTTCGCCGCCGTGCGGGCTGTCCGCCCGAGCACGCTGACAGCCGCGACCTCGGGAGGCGGAACGCTGGCCGCCGCCGTCGCGACCTGCCTGGCGATCACCTGGCTCAACCCGCACGTCTACCTCGACACGGTGCTGCTGCTGGGTTCGCTGTCGGCGACACACGGCGACCCCGGCCGCTGGGTCTTCGGAGCGGGCGCGGCGACGGCGAGCCTGCTCTGGTTCGTGGTGCTCGGGTTCGGCGCGCGCGTGGCGGCCCCCGTGTTCGCGCGGCCGATTTCGTGGCGCATCCTGGACGCGGGCATCGCCGTGCTGATGCTCGTCCTGGCGATCATGCTGGTGGTCTGA
- a CDS encoding heavy-metal-associated domain-containing protein encodes MTTTTFQVTGMTCEHCERAVTEEVTSIAEVTRVDVSAATGVLTVESASPVMDAAVLAAVEEAGYSAVRA; translated from the coding sequence ATGACGACCACGACGTTCCAGGTGACCGGGATGACCTGCGAGCACTGCGAGCGCGCGGTGACCGAGGAGGTGACCTCGATCGCCGAGGTCACCCGGGTCGATGTCTCGGCCGCGACGGGCGTGCTCACCGTCGAGTCGGCCTCCCCCGTCATGGACGCCGCCGTACTCGCTGCGGTCGAGGAGGCCGGATACAGCGCGGTCCGCGCCTGA
- a CDS encoding 5-formyltetrahydrofolate cyclo-ligase, with amino-acid sequence METDTAAHRKRALRAELRERRQNLTSTERQAAAAGITRNLVDLTTDLSARSVACYLSTTIEPDTRDFVNWAVAQGLRVLLPVSREDGLLDWTTGDGETETEGLFGMPEAVGELLGPIAINDVDLILVPAAAVDASGMRMGWGRGYFDKTLGSMEKCPPVYAVVFDGELVDEVPRERHDQPVDGAVTPTRIVQFS; translated from the coding sequence ATGGAGACCGACACAGCAGCCCATCGCAAGCGCGCCCTGCGCGCCGAGCTGCGCGAGCGCCGGCAGAACCTCACGAGCACCGAACGACAGGCCGCGGCAGCCGGAATCACCCGGAACTTGGTCGACCTGACGACCGACCTCTCGGCGCGTTCCGTGGCCTGCTATCTCTCCACGACGATCGAGCCGGACACGCGCGACTTCGTCAACTGGGCCGTCGCCCAGGGACTGCGGGTGCTGCTGCCGGTGTCCCGCGAGGACGGCCTCCTGGACTGGACCACGGGCGACGGCGAGACCGAGACCGAGGGCCTGTTCGGGATGCCGGAGGCCGTCGGCGAGCTGCTCGGCCCGATCGCGATCAACGACGTCGACCTCATCCTGGTGCCGGCCGCCGCCGTCGACGCGAGCGGGATGCGGATGGGCTGGGGCCGCGGCTATTTCGACAAGACGCTCGGCAGCATGGAAAAATGTCCTCCGGTGTACGCCGTCGTGTTCGACGGCGAGCTCGTGGACGAGGTTCCGCGCGAGCGGCACGATCAGCCGGTCGACGGCGCGGTCACCCCGACCCGCATCGTCCAGTTCAGCTAG
- the mscL gene encoding large conductance mechanosensitive channel protein MscL yields the protein MLKGFREFILRGNVIDLAVAVVIGAAFTAVVTSIVTNLFNPLISAFFKASSLDKAMIVPLNGAEIKFGAVLGSIINFLIVAVVVYFVFVFPINKLKERMDRLRKKGVVEPDAPVTELDLLSEIRDLLQAQQAPPSANAGRHADPLP from the coding sequence ATGCTCAAAGGCTTCAGAGAGTTCATCCTCCGTGGGAACGTGATCGACCTGGCGGTCGCGGTTGTCATCGGCGCCGCGTTCACCGCCGTGGTCACCTCGATCGTGACCAACCTCTTCAACCCGCTGATCAGCGCGTTCTTCAAGGCGAGCTCGCTCGACAAGGCGATGATCGTGCCCCTCAACGGCGCCGAGATCAAGTTCGGCGCGGTCCTCGGCTCGATCATCAACTTCCTGATCGTCGCCGTTGTGGTCTACTTCGTCTTCGTGTTCCCGATCAACAAGCTCAAGGAGCGGATGGACCGCCTCCGCAAGAAGGGCGTCGTGGAGCCGGACGCCCCGGTCACCGAGCTGGACCTCCTCAGCGAGATCCGCGACCTCCTGCAGGCCCAGCAGGCGCCGCCCTCCGCGAACGCCGGCCGGCACGCCGACCCGCTGCCGTAG
- a CDS encoding heavy metal translocating P-type ATPase yields MEHDPMAHEHADHTADATVAEAPTAHSQGAHDQQAHEHAGSDHSGHDDTGHDNTGHDHSGHGDHVAAFRRLFWINLVIAVPVVAFSPMFAMILGYHLPDAAWPAWVSPVLGTVMFVWGGQPFLTGAVSELRARQPGMMLLIALAITVAFVASWGATLGLLDHQLDFWWELALLIVIMLLGHWIEMRSLAQTTSALDSLAALLPDEAERVEGDGTVLVSPAELAVGDIVLVRPGGRVPADGRVVSGAAQVDESMITGESRPVARGEGDPVVAGTVATDSALRVRVTAVGDDTALAGIRRLVADAQNSSSRAQRIADRAAGWLFWFALGSAAITAVVWTAVGLPDDAVVRAITVLVIACPHALGLAIPLVVSIATERAARGGVLVKDRLALETMRTVDTVLFDKTGTLTKGEPAVTGVDTDGDDDRVLALAAAAESDSEHPLARAIVAAASARGLPVPAASDFTASPAVGVAATVDGRRVEVGGPALLERRGATERPIAATWSREGAIILHVLVDGRTAGALRLADEVREESRQAVAALKEREIQVVMITGDAEAVAASVAGELGIDRWFAGVRPEDKESTVAGLQAEGRTVAMVGDGVNDAPALARADVGIAIGAGTDVAIASAGVILASDDPRSVLSVIRLSQASYRKMTQNLWWAAGYNLISVPLAAGVLAPVGFVLPMSVGAILMSLSTIVVALNAQLLRRLDLRPETL; encoded by the coding sequence ATGGAACACGACCCGATGGCGCACGAGCACGCCGACCACACCGCCGACGCGACGGTGGCCGAAGCGCCGACTGCGCACAGCCAGGGCGCACACGACCAGCAGGCGCACGAGCACGCCGGCTCCGACCACTCCGGCCACGACGACACCGGCCACGACAACACCGGCCACGACCACTCCGGCCACGGCGATCACGTCGCCGCCTTCCGCCGCCTCTTCTGGATCAACCTCGTCATCGCGGTCCCGGTCGTCGCCTTCTCGCCGATGTTCGCGATGATCCTCGGCTACCACCTCCCCGACGCCGCCTGGCCGGCGTGGGTCTCCCCTGTCCTCGGCACCGTCATGTTCGTGTGGGGCGGCCAGCCCTTCCTGACCGGCGCCGTCTCCGAGCTGCGGGCGCGGCAGCCCGGGATGATGCTTCTCATCGCGCTCGCCATCACCGTCGCGTTCGTCGCCTCGTGGGGCGCCACCCTCGGCCTGCTCGACCACCAGCTGGACTTCTGGTGGGAGCTCGCCCTCCTCATCGTCATCATGCTGCTCGGTCACTGGATCGAGATGCGCTCGCTGGCCCAGACCACCTCCGCCCTCGACTCGCTCGCCGCGCTGCTGCCCGACGAGGCAGAGCGGGTGGAGGGCGACGGCACCGTCCTCGTCTCCCCGGCGGAGCTCGCGGTGGGCGACATCGTGCTGGTCCGCCCGGGAGGGCGCGTCCCGGCCGACGGGCGCGTGGTGTCCGGCGCGGCGCAGGTGGACGAGTCCATGATCACCGGTGAGTCGCGCCCCGTCGCCCGTGGCGAGGGCGACCCCGTCGTGGCCGGCACGGTCGCCACCGACTCGGCCCTCCGCGTGCGGGTGACCGCCGTGGGCGACGACACCGCGCTCGCCGGGATCCGCCGCCTCGTCGCCGACGCCCAGAACTCGTCGTCCCGCGCGCAGCGGATCGCCGACCGAGCAGCGGGCTGGCTGTTCTGGTTCGCGCTTGGCTCTGCGGCGATCACCGCGGTGGTCTGGACGGCCGTCGGCCTCCCGGACGACGCGGTCGTGCGCGCGATCACCGTGCTCGTGATCGCCTGCCCGCACGCGCTCGGCCTCGCCATCCCCCTCGTCGTCTCGATCGCGACCGAGCGGGCGGCCCGCGGCGGCGTCCTCGTGAAGGACCGGCTGGCGCTGGAGACGATGCGCACGGTCGACACGGTGCTGTTCGACAAGACCGGCACGCTGACCAAAGGCGAGCCCGCCGTCACGGGCGTGGACACGGACGGCGACGACGACCGCGTGCTCGCCCTGGCGGCCGCCGCCGAGTCCGACTCCGAGCATCCGCTCGCCCGGGCGATCGTGGCCGCGGCGTCCGCGCGCGGCCTCCCGGTCCCCGCGGCGAGCGACTTCACGGCCTCCCCCGCGGTGGGCGTGGCCGCGACCGTCGACGGGCGGCGCGTGGAGGTCGGCGGCCCGGCGCTCCTGGAGCGGCGCGGCGCGACCGAGCGGCCGATCGCGGCGACGTGGAGCCGGGAGGGCGCGATCATCCTGCACGTCCTGGTCGACGGGCGAACGGCCGGCGCGCTCCGCCTCGCCGACGAGGTCCGCGAGGAGTCGCGGCAGGCGGTGGCGGCGCTGAAGGAGCGGGAAATCCAGGTCGTTATGATCACCGGCGACGCGGAGGCCGTTGCCGCGTCGGTCGCCGGCGAGCTCGGGATCGACCGCTGGTTCGCGGGCGTCCGCCCGGAGGACAAGGAGTCCACCGTCGCCGGCCTGCAGGCCGAGGGCCGCACCGTCGCGATGGTCGGCGACGGCGTCAACGACGCCCCCGCACTGGCCCGTGCGGACGTCGGCATCGCGATCGGCGCCGGAACGGACGTCGCGATCGCCTCGGCCGGCGTCATCCTCGCCAGCGACGACCCGCGCTCGGTGCTGTCGGTCATCCGGCTGTCGCAGGCGAGCTACCGCAAGATGACGCAGAACCTGTGGTGGGCGGCCGGCTACAACCTGATCTCGGTCCCGCTCGCGGCCGGCGTGCTGGCGCCGGTCGGGTTCGTGCTGCCGATGTCGGTGGGCGCCATCCTGATGTCGCTCTCCACGATCGTGGTGGCGCTCAATGCGCAGCTCCTGCGCCGGCTCGACCTCCGCCCCGAGACCCTCTGA
- the galU gene encoding UTP--glucose-1-phosphate uridylyltransferase GalU, whose product MATHVTKAVIPAAGLGTRFLPATKAMPKEMLPVVDKPAIQYVVEEAVAAGLHDVLMVTGRNKNALENHFDRNAELEDTLEKKGDTDRLQKVNYSTSLADLHYVRQGDPKGLGHAVLRAKMHVGREPFAVLLGDDIIDSRDDLLQHMLEVQQNYNATVVALMEVPSESIHLYGAAAIEETGDDDVVRITGLVEKPDADKAPSNYAIIGRYVLRPEVFDVLERTKPGRGGEIQLTDALQAMAEAPDWTGGVYGVVFRGRRYDTGDRLDYIKAIVQLAVDREDLGPELRPWLKEFADGLHDEPREILDEMPIDAADASEDVNR is encoded by the coding sequence ATGGCTACTCACGTGACGAAAGCAGTGATCCCCGCAGCAGGCCTCGGCACCCGGTTCCTCCCGGCGACCAAGGCGATGCCGAAAGAGATGCTGCCGGTCGTCGACAAGCCGGCCATCCAGTACGTGGTCGAGGAGGCCGTGGCAGCGGGCCTGCACGACGTCCTGATGGTGACCGGGCGCAACAAGAACGCGCTCGAGAACCACTTCGACCGCAACGCCGAGCTGGAGGACACGCTGGAGAAGAAGGGCGACACCGACCGGCTCCAGAAGGTCAACTACTCGACCTCGCTCGCCGACCTCCACTACGTCCGCCAGGGCGACCCGAAGGGCCTCGGCCACGCGGTGCTGCGCGCCAAGATGCACGTGGGCCGCGAGCCGTTCGCCGTGCTCCTCGGCGACGACATCATCGACTCCCGCGACGACCTGCTGCAGCACATGCTGGAGGTCCAGCAGAACTACAACGCCACCGTCGTCGCGCTGATGGAGGTGCCGAGCGAGTCCATCCACCTGTACGGCGCCGCGGCGATCGAGGAGACCGGCGACGACGACGTGGTGCGCATCACCGGCCTCGTCGAGAAGCCGGACGCCGACAAGGCGCCCTCGAACTACGCGATCATCGGCCGCTACGTGCTGCGCCCGGAGGTCTTCGACGTGCTCGAGCGCACCAAGCCCGGCCGCGGAGGCGAGATCCAGCTCACCGACGCCCTCCAGGCGATGGCCGAGGCGCCGGACTGGACCGGCGGCGTGTACGGCGTCGTGTTCCGCGGCCGCCGCTACGACACCGGCGACCGGCTCGACTACATCAAGGCGATCGTGCAGCTCGCCGTCGACCGCGAAGACCTCGGCCCGGAGCTGCGGCCGTGGCTCAAGGAGTTCGCCGACGGCCTGCACGACGAGCCGCGCGAGATCCTGGACGAGATGCCGATCGACGCGGCTGACGCGTCGGAGGACGTTAACCGCTAG